AGACGAACTCGGACTCCTCCTGCTCCAGGTCCTTGCACAGCGCGAACCCGACCACCTCTCCGTCCTCGGCGGTGGCGACGAACCCGGCCCAGCCCGGGCGCGCCAGATGCTCTCGCACCCAGCCGCACGCGTCCGGGGCCGGGATCCCGCGGAAGATCGTGGTCGAAATCGGCTCGAACAGCCGGGCGAGGCGGGCGACCGCCTCGGCGTCATCCTGTTCCATTGCGCGGATTGTGTACCGTCCCATCGCCTTCCCCTTCA
This window of the Candidatus Bipolaricaulota bacterium genome carries:
- a CDS encoding GNAT family N-acetyltransferase; translated protein: MGRYTIRAMEQDDAEAVARLARLFEPISTTIFRGIPAPDACGWVREHLARPGWAGFVATAEDGEVVGFALCKDLEQEESEFVFPEARKTIQLVYLAVDEAFRGQGIASALIRACEDLAKKLGRTGVLLDVSEQNPAINLYRRLGFKRLGAQVFMRKELDQ